GACGAGTTAATCACACGGTTCGAGACGGAAGGCAACGACGACGATCTCGAGCTTGCGCGTCAGATCCTTCAAAGCGACGAACCGGAGGTCCGGTCGTACCAGATGCTCCGATATCTGTTCGGAGCCTACGAGCCGCTCGATTCCTCGCTGCGAGCCCCCATCGTGGTCATACTCGCCGATGATTCCAAATTCACCGAGACGCCGACTGGCGGATATTGGATGTCACTACCGACCGATTGCACGGTTGTGACCAACCTCGGTCCGGACAGCGAGAAGCTTGGGCAGCCGCCCGCTCGGAGTCGATCAGATTGCGGCCGAGCACCACAAAATCCTGGTCCGAATCGCCGCGGGCGATGACGATGGAGCCGTCGACTGCCTTCGCAGACACCTGGAAGAGCCAGTGAACGCCTCACGACTGCGCTCAATGAGTCACATCCCACCTAAACCTCCGTTAGAGGACGATCATTCTTCGCGCGAACCGACGTGGCGTCCCGCCGCGTAACCCAACCCAATAGCCGTGGACAGTCCGTTCCCCGAGGCATAGCCGTCGGCCCCGGCCTGCCCGGAGATCCCCGCAGCAACGCCGCCGCCGGCGTAGAGACCGCGAATGGGTCTTCCCTCTGGGGTGACGACGCGAGCGTGGGTGTCGATGGCGACTCCGCCCTGCGTGTGGAACATGGCGGGATGGGTCTTGCAGACGAAGTACGGTGGCTCGAGCGCACCCTGACCGAAGTCGGTGCGTCCGAACTGGTCGGCCGCTGTGCCTGCTGCGGCGGCGCTGGCTGTGTCGAGAGTCGCCGACAGGGTCACTTCGTCACAGCCGATGTACGCGGCCAGGGCAGCAGTATCCGGAGCCTCCTGCACACAGTCCAGATTGATGATTTTCACGAAGCGCGGCTCGTTGCGCGCAACGTAGTCGAAGATGCGCTTGTCCATGATCGTGAAGCTGTACGGAGTCTGGCGTGCGACAACCTCGGCGAAGGCGGAGTAGCCGACAGACTCATCCCCCAGGCGTGTGCCCTCCGGGCCGACGATGATGGCCCCGAGTTCGACGGTGGTCCAGGACAGGATGTCACCGGCATCGGTCGCGACAGCAGCGTACGCCTGATAAGCACGCACGTTCGCCAGCGCGGCGCCAAGCTGTTCGGCCCATTCGATGCCCTCACCGGTTGAGCCGGGAGCGCCGTGGTAGACGGTGCCGACCATCTCAGGGATCCAGCGCTCCAGCATGGCGCGGTTGGCGCCGAACCCGTTTGACGCCAGTAGTACGGCCCGAGCAGGAATGTCCTGCCTCTGTCCGTTCGACAGCTCAGCGGTGACGCCCGTCACCGCGCCGTCCTCGTGCAAGAGACCAACGACGGGAGTTCGGGTCAGGATGCTCACCCCGGCACGCTCGCATGCTCGCTGCAGGTCGGCCGTGAGATTCGCGCCGTTGCGGTCCGCCGGCGCATGCAGGCGAGGAACCGAGTGGCCGACGTGCTTGTAGTCGGTGATCAGGTACAGCCCAATGTCGTGGCGGTCTACCAGCCATTCGACGATTTCCGCCGATGCCTCGGCCATGAGCCGCACCAGGTTTTCTGCTTCGTGCGACCCGCTAGTCTGCAACAGGTCGTGAATCATTTTTTCCGGGCTGTCCTCGATTCCCGCCTCGCGTTGGAATCGTGTGTTCGCGCCGGGGACGGACCCCGTGCTCAGGGTGCTGTTTCCTCCGGGAGTCTCCAGCTTCTCGAGGACGAGCACCGATTTGCCGGCGTCGCTGGCGGCTAGCGCAGCCACCATGCCGCAAGCGCCCGCACCGACGACGACGAGGTCGTAGGAATCGTTGAGGGTGGGAGTGGTCGGATTCGCGGTCACGTCTGTTCCTTCCAGGCGCGCTAGCGCTGCTCGATCGTGGCCAGCTCGGCCAGGATGTCGTTCGTTGAGGCGACATCCGCATACTTCTGCGCCATGTCGAAGAGATTCACTTTGTGCACCGTCTCGGTGCGGTCGTACACCGCGTCATGCGGCACGAGGACCCGGAAGTTGTAGGAGAAACCGTCGACGACGGTGCCGCGAACACATCCACTCGTTGTCGCGCCGGTGACGACGAGCGTGTCGATCTGTCGCTCGATCAGAAAGCTGAGGAGCGGGGTTCCGAAGAAGGCGCTGGGGTGGCGCTTCGGCAGGAGGATCTCTCCTTCTTCCGGAGCGATGATGTCGACGAATCGATATCCTTCCTCGGCGATGTTCATGATCCCGGGCACCTTGGCGCCGAGTCGACCCTGGTCGAAGGATTGCTTGGGTGCGACGTGCGGGTAGAGAACTGGCCAGCCGTTACTGCGGAATAACGGAAGCAGCTTCGCGACGTTGGCGAGAGCATCCCAGCCGGTGTCTCCGCAGCTCGTAGTGAACTCTTCTTCCACGGACTGGAAGAACGGCTTCGGTTCCATACCGACGGTTCGATACTGTGCATCGATCACCAGCAGGGCGGGCCTCGAACCGATGCCCACCGGCTGGCCGAACCCGGCTGCTTCGTAGCGCCGTTCGTCGTCGTTGGTGATGACTCCCGCCCAGGGCTGGGTCACAACAGTCATTTGCTTGCTCCTGTCGATGTGGTTTCGGTTCGCTTGAGCAGGTCATCGAGCGCCTGGCGACCGCTGTGCCTGCGGGGAACGTATTCGCCCGTGCTGGAGGTGAGCTCACCGTTCTGAACGGCGAAACGGCCCTGGACGATGGTGTGATCGATGCTGACGTCGGAGTTCCAGCCTTCCCACACGCTGTACGCGGCGCCCGATCGTTGAGTTTCTGCCGCGATCGGGAACGGCGTTGACGGGTCGATGACGACGAGATCGGCGTCATATCCCACAGTCAGTTCGCCCTTGCGGTCGCCCATGCCGAAGAGTTGCGCGGGTCGCGTCGAGGTCATGCTGACGACCGTCTCCAGCGGGATGCCACGGCGAAGCGCCTCGGAGAGGAAGAGCGGGAACATCGTGCCTGTTCCCGGGAAACCTGCCGACGCGCTCCAGATGTCCTTGTCCTTGGCACTGAAGTGGCGGGGGACGTGATCGGATCCGAGCACGTCGATCTGGTTCTCGGCGATGGCATCCCACAGCGCCTCATTTGCGTCCGCGGTACGCAGCGGCGGGTTGACCTTACCCCGGGACCCGACGCCGGACTCGATGTTGAGGGTCAGGTAGTGCGGGCAGGTCTCCACGAACAGGTTTGAGTAGTGCAACTTCTGCCGACGGATTGCTGCGAGGGATTCGGGACTGGTCACGTGCACGGCGTACGCGGAGGCGCCGGTGACACTGGCGAGGTATCCGACCCGTCCCTCGGCTTCTGCCTCAACGTATGGCGGGCGGATGGCGTTCCACTCGGCCAGGCCGGCGTCGGGCTTCTGCTCGGTTTTCTCGCGCAGACGCCACACAAGTTCGATGTTCTCGGCATGCTGCGCGATCATGCCGCCGGCGTGCGCTGCCGCTTCAAGGGCGTCGAACAGGAAGGCGTCGTCGTTGCCGGGCAGGCCAAGGTAGGCGCCTTCATTCCCCCGGAAGTTCGTGAAGACCTTGTAGCTCGATACGCCAAGATCCTCTGCGTACGAGGGAATGTTCGCGACCTGCTCCGGCGTGACGACACAGAAGTGGAAGCCGAAGTCGGTGTGCGAGTTCGCTTCCATGACGGCGCGAGCGTCCGGGAAGACGTTCTCGTACGGCTCCGGGCTCATCAGATAGGCGATCATCGTGGTAACGCCGCCCGCGGCTGCGGAGGCGGATTCCTTCTCGGCGTCATCGACGGTTTTCGGCGCCGAGATGTCCTGTCCGAGGTGCACGTGCGCGTCGATGACCCCGGGGAAGATCCATCGCCCCGAGGCGTCGACGATTTCGTGGGCGTCCATCGGAGCGCCCGGGGAACCGATCGCAGCGATCTTTCCAGCCTTGACATAGATGTCGGCATCCGTCAGCCCGATACCAGGCAGCATGGCCTTGCCCCCGCGCAGGCACAGTTCAAAATTCGACAATGTTCACACCTCTGTTTTCAAAACGTTCTTGGAGCCGTGGACGGCGGGACCGTGGGCCTGTGGGTATTCGAGCGGGTCGAGGCCGAGCACAGCCAGCGTGTTCTGCATGGAGATCTCCAGGTGATCCTCCAGCAGTGCGGTGGCGGTGGCCGTGTCTCGCCGACGGACGGCCGCGAGAACCTCCTGGTGCTCGCTGCTCGAGTGCTGGCGTCTGACCTGCGAACGCTCCGTGTGAGTGAGGGCGAGGAAGAGCCGGTGGTTCACCTCGAGGGATGCCGCGACAATCGCCGAGTTCTCCGACAGGCTCACCATCCGCTGGTGGAAGTCCAGCTCAGCGACGTACGGGCCGGGCGCCGGAGTCCCACCACCGGCTCTGGCTTCCTCGGCAGCAGCGGAGCTTTCCGCCAACAGGATGCCGAGAGCCTCCAGGTCATCGTCGCTGGCGCGCTCAATCACAAGCCGTACGGCATAAAGCTCAAGCGCGATCCTCATCTCGTAGGTCTCGATGATCTCCCGCGGCTCGTACTTGCGAACGAACGCGCCACGGTGGCTTTCCAGCTGGAGCAGGCCTTCTCCGGCGAGCTTCTGGATCGCTTCACGCAGTGGGCCACGGCTGACCCCGAGCCTGTCGGCGATGGTCACCTCGTTGAGACGCTCACCGGGGGCAAGGGTCCCGTTCAGGACCATCTCTCGCAGGATGGATTCCGTCTGGCGCGACACCGTCGCTCCGCGTTGGACGACGCTTGAAGAGCCGGCTGGTTCTGCGTAGGCGTTCATTTCACGTGGCTCAATTCGATTCCCTTGGTCTCAGTCAGACGCAAGGCGGGGACAAGGGTGATCAGCGCGGTGAAGATGAGGAAGAACGCTGGGGCGAGCGGGTTGCCTGTGGCGTCTACCAGCCACGTGCAGATGTACGGTGCGGTGCCACCGGCGAGCGCGGCTCCCACACTGAACCCGAACGCGATCCCGGTGTAGCGGATCTCAGTGGGGAACATTTCGGCATAGGTGGAGAGTGCCACACCCATCAATGCGGAGTCCACCAGCCCCAAGACGATGTGTGCGAGGACAGCTACCGCCCCACCCTGTTCGAAGAGCAGGAACGCCGGCACAGCGAGCACGAGCGCGGCGACGCTTGCGCCGACGAACAGGGGCTTGCGGCCGATCTTGTCGGAGAGTGCCCCGAACAACGGCATGGCAATGACGGAGACCAACAGCGTCAGGGTTGTCGACATGTAGGCGAAGTTCGAATCGAAACCGAGGACCGTCTGCATGTGGATGTTCACGTAGACATACGCGACGTAGTAGGCGGAGAAGAGAAGGATCGAGAGGGCGACGACGCGGAGGAGAGCCTTCGGGTACCGCGCGAACATGATCCGTACGGGCGCTTGCTTGACCTGTGCGATGGTCGCTTTCGCAGCCTGGAACTCTTCGCTCTCCTCAAGTCCGTTCCGGATCCAGAGACCGAACAGACCGATCGGGATTGCGATGAGGAACGGAATCCGC
This Salinibacterium sp. ZJ450 DNA region includes the following protein-coding sequences:
- a CDS encoding GntR family transcriptional regulator, with product MNAYAEPAGSSSVVQRGATVSRQTESILREMVLNGTLAPGERLNEVTIADRLGVSRGPLREAIQKLAGEGLLQLESHRGAFVRKYEPREIIETYEMRIALELYAVRLVIERASDDDLEALGILLAESSAAAEEARAGGGTPAPGPYVAELDFHQRMVSLSENSAIVAASLEVNHRLFLALTHTERSQVRRQHSSSEHQEVLAAVRRRDTATATALLEDHLEISMQNTLAVLGLDPLEYPQAHGPAVHGSKNVLKTEV
- a CDS encoding FAD-dependent oxidoreductase — protein: MTANPTTPTLNDSYDLVVVGAGACGMVAALAASDAGKSVLVLEKLETPGGNSTLSTGSVPGANTRFQREAGIEDSPEKMIHDLLQTSGSHEAENLVRLMAEASAEIVEWLVDRHDIGLYLITDYKHVGHSVPRLHAPADRNGANLTADLQRACERAGVSILTRTPVVGLLHEDGAVTGVTAELSNGQRQDIPARAVLLASNGFGANRAMLERWIPEMVGTVYHGAPGSTGEGIEWAEQLGAALANVRAYQAYAAVATDAGDILSWTTVELGAIIVGPEGTRLGDESVGYSAFAEVVARQTPYSFTIMDKRIFDYVARNEPRFVKIINLDCVQEAPDTAALAAYIGCDEVTLSATLDTASAAAAGTAADQFGRTDFGQGALEPPYFVCKTHPAMFHTQGGVAIDTHARVVTPEGRPIRGLYAGGGVAAGISGQAGADGYASGNGLSTAIGLGYAAGRHVGSREE
- a CDS encoding isochorismatase family protein translates to MTVVTQPWAGVITNDDERRYEAAGFGQPVGIGSRPALLVIDAQYRTVGMEPKPFFQSVEEEFTTSCGDTGWDALANVAKLLPLFRSNGWPVLYPHVAPKQSFDQGRLGAKVPGIMNIAEEGYRFVDIIAPEEGEILLPKRHPSAFFGTPLLSFLIERQIDTLVVTGATTSGCVRGTVVDGFSYNFRVLVPHDAVYDRTETVHKVNLFDMAQKYADVASTNDILAELATIEQR
- a CDS encoding MFS transporter gives rise to the protein MHENSKVRLAEQTERISPRVIIAGAVGSIVEYFDFAVYGYVATILAVQFFASGDPVASLLATLATFAVAFVLRPVGALLFGHFGDRFGRKNALAATIILMAIASGLIGILPSYAAIGLGATLLLVLARCLQGLAAGGELGGAASFVAEKSPNAKRGLLTSTTQMGALAGSLLASVTVALLNLTLGAEVMADWGWRIPFLIAIPIGLFGLWIRNGLEESEEFQAAKATIAQVKQAPVRIMFARYPKALLRVVALSILLFSAYYVAYVYVNIHMQTVLGFDSNFAYMSTTLTLLVSVIAMPLFGALSDKIGRKPLFVGASVAALVLAVPAFLLFEQGGAVAVLAHIVLGLVDSALMGVALSTYAEMFPTEIRYTGIAFGFSVGAALAGGTAPYICTWLVDATGNPLAPAFFLIFTALITLVPALRLTETKGIELSHVK
- a CDS encoding dihydroorotase family protein, which produces MSNFELCLRGGKAMLPGIGLTDADIYVKAGKIAAIGSPGAPMDAHEIVDASGRWIFPGVIDAHVHLGQDISAPKTVDDAEKESASAAAGGVTTMIAYLMSPEPYENVFPDARAVMEANSHTDFGFHFCVVTPEQVANIPSYAEDLGVSSYKVFTNFRGNEGAYLGLPGNDDAFLFDALEAAAHAGGMIAQHAENIELVWRLREKTEQKPDAGLAEWNAIRPPYVEAEAEGRVGYLASVTGASAYAVHVTSPESLAAIRRQKLHYSNLFVETCPHYLTLNIESGVGSRGKVNPPLRTADANEALWDAIAENQIDVLGSDHVPRHFSAKDKDIWSASAGFPGTGTMFPLFLSEALRRGIPLETVVSMTSTRPAQLFGMGDRKGELTVGYDADLVVIDPSTPFPIAAETQRSGAAYSVWEGWNSDVSIDHTIVQGRFAVQNGELTSSTGEYVPRRHSGRQALDDLLKRTETTSTGASK